The Calditrichota bacterium genome includes the window ATCGTTAAGCTATTCGGCAAACGACAGAATAGACCTGCAATGATGAGGTCCAGGAGTGCAGCGTACCTTCGGCTTCACCAAGGGCCGAATGCCTACGAACACGAGGTGCGTGCTCATGAGAAAAGGAGTTCTGGTTGTTCACGTCGTCACGATAGGGGCCATTTTCGGGTGGGGCCAGGCACTGCTCCCTCAAGAGGACATCAAGGCTAAGGCGAGGTTGATTCACGAGCGCGTGCTGACCATCGACACGCACTGTGACACACCCCTTAACCTGCTGCGCGGCAACTGGGACGTGGGGCAACGCCACCAGCCAGGCGGCCGAGGGAGCGGCAAGGTTGACCTGCCGCGCATGAAAGAGGGAGGCCTTGACGCCCAGTTCTTTGCCGTGTTCGTGGCCCAAGGTCCGAGGACGCCCGAGGGGTACGCCAAGGCCCAGGAGCGCGCCCTGCAGCTTTTCCAGGCCATCCATGCCGTCTGCGCCCGCTACCCGGAAATGA containing:
- a CDS encoding membrane dipeptidase; this translates as MRKGVLVVHVVTIGAIFGWGQALLPQEDIKAKARLIHERVLTIDTHCDTPLNLLRGNWDVGQRHQPGGRGSGKVDLPRMKEGGLDAQFFAVFVAQGPRTPEGYAKAQERALQLFQAIHAVCARYPEMTELATTPDDAYRLEKLGKRAIYIGIENGYAIGNDLSLIKKYYDLGA